Sequence from the Atribacterota bacterium genome:
TACGGTTAGTGTCACTGGGAGGTAAGGAAAAGCATGATACACATTAAAAACCTTGATATAAAATTAGGAGAATTCCGGATAAGAAATGTAGAACTAAAAGTAAAAAAAGGTGAATTCTTAGTTCTTTTAGGTCCAACTGCTGCCGGTAAGAGCGTGATAATTGAGGCTATTGCCGGGTTGGTGCCTATTCAAAGCGGTAAAATAATGCTGAATAACCGAGATATTACCCAGTTAAAACCGGAACACAGAAATATTTCTATCTGTTACCAGGATTACAATCTTTTCCCACATATGAATGTCCGTAATAATATCTGTTATGGATTGCGCTTCAAAAAAGACCGAAATAATCCCCAGTATAAAAAGAATTTTAAGGCAATGGTAGAATTATTAAAATTGGGAGATATCCTGGATAGATTACCCCTTAACTTAAGTGGAGGAGAACAGCAGCGGGTATCCCTTGCCAGGGGATTAATTGGAAACCCGGATGTATTACTGTTAGACGAGCCCTTATCTGCTTTAGATCCGAATATCAAGACTTCCATCCAGGAAGAGTTAAAGAATATCC
This genomic interval carries:
- a CDS encoding ATP-binding cassette domain-containing protein yields the protein MIHIKNLDIKLGEFRIRNVELKVKKGEFLVLLGPTAAGKSVIIEAIAGLVPIQSGKIMLNNRDITQLKPEHRNISICYQDYNLFPHMNVRNNICYGLRFKKDRNNPQYKKNFKAMVELLKLGDILDRLPLNLSGGEQQRVSLARGLIGNPDVLLLDEPLSALDPNIKTSIQEELKNIHQALHTTIIMVTHDFIEANYLAQRVAIVHEGEIIQQGYLEDIFQKPKSVFAARFIGVKNIFWVKNPEELSFFGLKEPAYIGIRPENIYVSHQPVNTDYQFEGKVGYVQNNQIYMEIECCNSTRNYLSYLTINRFFELNLKKDMPIYFGFNKEYLIHIEEDKAE